CCGGGCCATTGGCTCTAGCACTGCGTATTTCAGCAATCCTACCCCATTGGAATGCTAAGCAGAATCTAGATAGAGCACCTTCTAAATACCTCATCGCGATGTCTACAGCGGCAGACGATCAAGCTCCCACAGCGATTCTCGATGGTTTCAATGCAGCCTTCACGAGTGTTGTGCACCCATAAGCCTACCAATCTCAAAAACTGCAGCGCGCCTTACGTCGGTAACAGCCTCGACCTTCTCTCCATTGTCCGTTTCGTAGAAATACGCCCCGTCGCAGTGAAGGCTGTCCAAGAGGTGACTCATGTCGTACACCTTTTCAGGGATGACCTCACCCTCTCCAGCCAGAATCCCTGCAGCGATCGAGTGATTCCCTCCATATACAAAACCGATACCCCAAGGTAACCAAAGATGCACACTATGATTATCGTCCTGAACCCACGGCCCTTGATAGTTACGGCTGTAGGGCCTTGTAGATGTCTGGCTCATGGCGACGGGTGCTTTGGCGGAGCCAATAGTCGCCAGAGCTGAAACGTAACCTCGGAGACTCCATGGCCATGGAAGCACGATATCCCGGGAAAGCTTGAGGACGTACTGGTTTTGGGGAAGTGGTCGGCCAAGCCAGCGAGATCCAGAGGTGGAGAATAATCTGTCGCGCACGGCTGATCCAAAGAACCAAGCACCATCAAGGTTTGGCAGCGCGTCTTGACCACGTTCAGCTACCGCTAGCAGATGTTCGGACTGAAGCGTGAAAAACTCTCCCTAAAATCTTAATGCCACAAGGGTGAATCTTCTTCACTTCTTCAGGATAAAAATCTATCCTAAAGAAATCCTCCTCCGCTGCAGCAATAGTTTTGGGTGCGTCATGCGACTCGTAATATTCATTCCACTTGTCGAACGGGGACATTTTCAAAGCGGAGTGCACTGTGCCATGATATGTATTGATGGAATGCACTAAAAGTTCTCGAACCTCGCTAAAATTCAGAGCCGCTTTCTTCTCACTGGACTGGCCTCTTCGTTCGATTGCATTAGAGTAAGTAGTACCCCGATAAAAATGAACGCGCGTAGTCATCATTGTCCCAATCAGTCGTTCTACATGTCCACCCTGATGTTTTTTACCAATATCCCGATGATGTACCCCTATACCGTACATCGCGCATGCCGTGTGCAGCAGCTCTGTCCAAAACTCCTTTGCATTATCCATATGGATTGCCTTCATTACGCCATGCATAGGAAGCATGTCAGTGCGCATGTTGAGACGGCTAAGCAAATTTTGCTTTGGT
This window of the Pseudomonas fluorescens genome carries:
- a CDS encoding DUF6710 family protein; translated protein: MLAVAERGQDALPNLDGAWFFGSAVRDRLFSTSGSRWLGRPLPQNQYVLKLSRDIVLPWPWSLRGYVSALATIGSAKAPVAMSQTSTRPYSRNYQGPWVQDDNHSVHLWLPWGIGFVYGGNHSIAAGILAGEGEVIPEKVYDMSHLLDSLHCDGAYFYETDNGEKVEAVTDVRRAAVFEIGRLMGAQHS